A region from the Alnus glutinosa chromosome 5, dhAlnGlut1.1, whole genome shotgun sequence genome encodes:
- the LOC133868813 gene encoding DNA damage-binding protein 1a yields MSIWNYVVTAHKPTNVTHSCVGNFTSPQELNLIVAKCTRIEIHLLTPQGLQPMLDVPIYGRIATLELFRPHGEAQDFLFIATERYKFCVLQWDAETSELITRAMGDVSDRIGRPTDNGQIGIIDPDCRLIGLHLYDGLFKVIPFDNKGQLKEAFNIRLEELQVLDIKFLYGCSKPTIVVLYQDNKDARHVKTYEVALKDKDFVEGPWSQNNLDNGADLLIPVPPPLCGVIIIGEETIVYCSASAFKAIPIRPSITRAYGRVDADGSRYLLGDHAGLLHLLVIAHEKEKVTGLKIELLGETSIASTVSYLDNAFVYIGSSYGDSQLIKLNLQPDAKGSYVEVLERYVNLGPIVDFCVVDLERQGQGQVVTCSGAYKDGSLRIVRNGIGINEQASVELQGIKGMWSLRSSTDDPFDTFLVVSFISETRILAMNLEDELEETEIDGFFSQVQTLFCHDAVYNQLVQVTSSSVRLVSSTSRELRYEWNAPSGFSINVATTNATQVLLATGGGHLVYLEIGDGILTEVKHAQLEYEISCLDINPIGENPNYSQLAAVGMWTDISVRVFSLPDLNLITKELLGGEIIPRSVLLCAFEGISYLLCALGDGHLLNFLLNTSTGELTDRKKVSLGTQPITLRTFSSKNTTHVFAASDRPTVIYSSNKKLLYSNVNLKEVSHMCPFNSAAFPDSLAIAKEGELTIGTIDDIQKLHIRSIPLGEHPRRICHQEQSRTFAICSVKYNQSSPEDSEMHFIRLLDDQTFEFISTYPLDTYEYACSILSCSFSDDNNVYYCVGTAYVLPEENEPTKGRILVFIVEDGKLQLIAEKETKGSVYSLNAFNGKLLAAINQKIQLYKWMLRDDGTRELQSECGHHGHILALYVQTRGDFIVVGDLMKSISLLIYKHEEGAIEERARDYNANWMSAVEILDDDIYLGAENNFNLFTVRKNSEGATDEERGRLEVVGEYHLGEFVNRFRHGSLVMRLPDSDVGQIPTAIFGTVNGVIGVIASLPHEQYLFLEKLQSNLRKVIKGVGGLSHEHWRSFNNEKKTVDARNFLDGDLIESFLDLNRSKMDEISKTMTVSVEELCKRVEELTRLH; encoded by the exons CCTATGTTGGATGTGCCAATATATGGGAGAATTGCAACACTTGAACTTTTTCGCCCTCAT GGTGAGGCACAGGATTTTCTATTTATTGCAACAGAAAGATACAAATTCTGTGTTCTTCAATGGGATGCTGAGACATCTGAGCTTATTACAAG AGCAATGGGCGATGTTTCAGATCGTATTGGTCGTCCTACAGACAATGGTCAG ATTGGCATAATTGACCCAGATTGCAGACTCATTGGACTCCATTTATATGATGGATTGTTCAAG GTCATTCCTTTTGATAACAAGGGGCAGCTCAAAGAAGCATTTAACATAAG GCTCGAGGAACTTCAAGTTTTGGATATCAAGTTTCTTTATGGTTGTTCAAAACCCACAATTGTGGTTCTCTACCAG GATAACAAAGATGCTCGCCATGTCAAAACATATGAGGTCGCTCTTAAGGATAAAGATTTTGTTGAGGGTCCCTGGTCCCAGAACAATCTGGACAATGGGGCTGATTTGCTAATACCAGTACCTCCACCACTTTGTGGCGTCATTATTATTGGAGAAGAAACAATTGTCTATTGCAGTGCCAGTGCATTTAAAGCAATTCCAATCAGACCG TCCATCACAAGAGCCTATGGAAGGGTTGATGCTGATGGTTCTAGGTATTTACTTGGTGATCATGCTGGGCTACTTCACCTTCTTGTCATAGCGCATGAGAAAGAAAA GGTCACGGGCCTGAAAATTGAGCTCTTGGGTGAAACTTCCATTGCATCTACTGTATCATATCTCGATAATGCATTTGTATATATTGGCTCGAGCTATGGAGATTCACAG CTTATAAAGTTAAATCTTCAGCCCGATGCAAAAGGTTCATATGTGGAAGTACTGGAACGATATGTCAATTTGGGGCCAATTGTTGACTTTTGTGTTGTGGACCTGGAGAGGCAAGGCCAAGGTCAGGTTGTAACTTGCTCTGGAGCTTATAAAGATGGTTCTCTTCGCATAGTTCGAAATGGTATAGGTATTAATGAACAG GCTTCAGTAGAACTCCAAGGTATTAAGGGAATGTGGTCATTAAGATCTTCTACTGATGATCCATTTGACACATTTCTGGTTGTAAGTTTTATCAGTGAGACGCGAATTTTAGCAATGAATCTTGAGGACGAGTTGGAAGAAACTGAGATTGATGGCTTCTTCTCTCAAGTGCAGACTTTGTTTTGCCATGATGCTGTATACAACCAACTTGTACAA GTCACTTCAAGCTCTGTGAGACTGGTCAGTTCTACATCTAGAGAGCTGCGGTATGAGTGGAATGCTCCATCTGGCTTTTCGATTAATGTTGCCACCACTAATGCCACCCAG GTTCTATTGGCAACTGGTGGTGGTCATTTAGTTTATCTGGAAATTGGAGATGGGATATTGACAGAAGTAAAACATGCACAGTTGGAATATGAGATCTCATGCCTTGACATAAACCCGATCGGTGAGAATCCCAACTATAGTCAGCTAGCAGCTGTTGGGATGTGGACAGATATAAGTGTAAGGGTATTTTCGCTTCCTGACTTGAATCTTATCACAAAGGAGCTTTTGGGAGGAGAAATTATACCTCGCTCTGTTCTTCTTTGTGCCTTTGAAGGG ATATCTTACTTGTTATGTGCCCTTGGAGATGGGCATCTATTAAATTTTCTATTGAACACAAGTACTGGTGAGCTGACGGATAGGAAGAAAGTCTCCCTCGGGACCCAGCCTATTACTCTTCGTACTTTCTCATCCAAGAATACTACACATGTATTTGCTGCATCAGATAGGCCAACTGTCATTTACAGTAGCAACAAGAAGCTACTTTACAGCAATGTAAATTTGAAAGAAGTTAGCCATATGTGCCCTTTCAACTCTGCTGCTTTCCCAGACAG CCTTGCGATCGCAAAAGAAGGTGAGCTTACTATTGGCACCATTGACGATATCCAGAAACTTCACATCCGTTCTATCCCACTTGGCGAGCATCCACGCCGTATCTGTCATCAGGAGCAGTCCAGGACCTTTGCTATTTGCAGTGTGAAGTATAACCAGTCCAGTCCAGAAGATTCTGAAATGCACTTTATCCGCCTTCTGGATGACCAGACGTTTGAGTTCATTTCTACCTACCCACTTGACACGTACGAGTATGCTTGCTCCATCCTTAGTTGCTCTTTCTCTGATGATAATAATGTGTACTACTGTGTTGGCACTGCATACGTATTGCCAGAAGAGAATGAGCCAACCAAG GGCCGAATACTGGTTTTCATAGTTGAAGACGGGAAGCTACAGCTTATTGCCGAGAAGGAAACTAAGGGGTCTGTCTACTCTTTGAATGCCTTTAATGGCAAGCTGCTGGCTGCTATCAATCAAAAAATCCAGTTGTACAAGTGGATGCTTCGGGATGATGGTACTCGTGAATTACAATCTGAATGTGGACATCATGGACACAtacttgccctctacgtgcaaacTCGTGGAGATTTCATTGTTGTCGGTGATCTTATGAAGTCAATATCCTTGTTAATATACAAG CATGAAGAAGGTGCCATTGAGGAGCGCGCACGTGACTATAATGCAAATTGGATGTCAGCTGTTGAGATTCTTGACGATGACATTTACCTTGGTGCTGAAAATAACTTCAATCTTTTCACTGTCCGGAAGAATAGTGAAGGTGCCACTGATGAGGAACGGGGCCGTCTTGAGGTAGTTGGTGAGTATCACCTTGGAGAATTTGTCAATCGGTTCCGGCATGGTTCCCTCGTCATGCGCTTGCCAGATTCTGATGTGGGCCAGATTCCAACCGCCATTTTTGGTACTGTTAATGGTGTAATTGGAGTAATTGCTTCGCTTCCTCACGAGCAGTATCTCTTTTTAGAGAAGCTTCAGTCAAACTTAAGGAAGGTGATAAAAGGGGTTGGAGGGTTGAGCCATGAGCACTGGAGGTCATTTAACAATGAGAAGAAGACGGTAGATGCCAGAAATTTCTTGGATGGAGATCTGATCGAATCATTCCTTGATCTCAACCGTAGTAAGATGGATGAGATTTCAAAGACGATGACTGTTTCAGTTGAGGAGCTTTGCAAGAGAGTCGAAGAATTGACGAGGTTGCATTGA